The following are encoded in a window of Gramella sp. MT6 genomic DNA:
- a CDS encoding M64 family metallopeptidase has protein sequence MKKTYFLLLILLSIFSCKDDDLPLEKNINQACLESSIPCPVIIGEKNEGCVANIIFIAEGFTESEIPEFKILSDTAKSAILDMEPFKSAADNLNFYRVDSPSETSGIRSIEYTSPCNGTTGINTTSDTPWEVFSNKVGLKRLLGMESEKRDSLEVLFGDYATGDYVYTIIIANTEVYSGGSEFPGVTEYDSIKDPRVSNMIVSKHDSGPTFKYLIRHEFGHSFGNLDDEYVDQLSKCAMEQQQGFFLEEPKLNVLTYNPGSWYEGARYVPKGYWREWENSIMRTDYHAIEFSPVQRKIVEDRLEKAIGCR, from the coding sequence ATGAAAAAAACCTACTTTTTGCTCCTTATTCTTTTGTCGATTTTTAGTTGTAAGGACGATGATCTGCCTTTAGAAAAGAATATTAATCAAGCCTGTTTGGAGTCTTCAATTCCATGCCCTGTCATAATTGGTGAAAAAAATGAAGGCTGTGTAGCCAATATTATTTTTATTGCTGAAGGTTTTACCGAATCTGAAATTCCTGAATTTAAGATCTTATCTGATACGGCCAAAAGTGCCATCCTGGATATGGAGCCTTTTAAATCTGCAGCAGACAATTTGAACTTTTACCGGGTAGACTCTCCGTCTGAAACATCAGGGATTAGATCTATAGAGTATACAAGCCCCTGTAATGGCACTACGGGCATTAATACTACCTCAGACACGCCTTGGGAAGTGTTCAGTAATAAGGTGGGTCTTAAGCGTCTTTTGGGGATGGAATCAGAGAAAAGAGACAGCCTGGAGGTTCTTTTTGGTGACTATGCTACGGGAGATTATGTTTACACGATTATCATTGCGAATACAGAGGTTTATTCTGGCGGCTCTGAATTTCCGGGGGTTACCGAATATGATTCTATAAAGGATCCCAGGGTGTCTAATATGATTGTTTCAAAACATGATAGCGGACCGACTTTTAAATATTTAATAAGGCATGAATTCGGGCATTCTTTTGGGAATTTAGATGATGAATATGTAGACCAGCTATCTAAATGTGCCATGGAGCAGCAACAGGGCTTTTTTCTGGAAGAACCAAAGTTGAATGTACTTACTTATAATCCAGGTTCCTGGTATGAGGGAGCGAGATATGTGCCCAAGGGCTACTGGCGGGAATGGGAAAATTCGATCATGCGAACCGATTATCATGCTATTGAATTTTCCCCGGTGCAAAGAAAAATTGTGGAGGATAGATTAGAAAAAGCTATAGGTTGCCGTTAA
- a CDS encoding class I SAM-dependent methyltransferase — protein sequence MRDKKKANKRAKKPWPTKAAMEQVYSMHLWGGENADFYSGIGSHHPDIIRPYIEAVISFLKSFENAVTVCDLGCGDFNVGNELVRYTGKYIAVDIVEPLIAYNVEKFQQENLEFHCLDIATDPLPVADIAILRQVLQHLSNGEIQSILKKLRNFKYLILTEHLPEGDFVPNKDIISGQGTRLKKQSGLDLSAPPFDFNPIEKRTLLKISLDNNEGVIETTVIKMQ from the coding sequence ATGAGGGATAAAAAGAAGGCAAACAAAAGAGCAAAGAAGCCCTGGCCCACTAAAGCTGCCATGGAACAGGTTTATAGCATGCACCTTTGGGGAGGTGAAAATGCCGACTTCTATTCGGGAATTGGATCTCATCATCCAGATATTATTAGGCCGTATATCGAGGCGGTAATTTCCTTTTTAAAATCATTTGAAAATGCCGTAACCGTATGTGATCTTGGCTGTGGAGATTTTAATGTAGGGAATGAATTGGTAAGATATACCGGCAAATATATAGCGGTAGATATTGTAGAGCCACTTATAGCTTATAACGTTGAAAAATTCCAGCAGGAAAACCTGGAATTTCATTGCCTTGACATTGCCACAGATCCATTACCTGTAGCAGATATTGCCATTTTAAGACAGGTGTTGCAGCATTTATCTAATGGAGAGATACAGTCTATCTTGAAGAAGTTGCGCAATTTTAAATACCTGATTCTAACCGAACATTTGCCTGAAGGAGATTTTGTGCCGAATAAGGATATTATTTCAGGACAGGGAACCAGACTGAAAAAACAAAGTGGTTTAGATCTGTCGGCTCCTCCCTTTGACTTTAATCCCATAGAGAAAAGAACATTATTGAAAATTTCGTTGGATAATAACGAAGGGGTTATTGAAACTACTGTTATTAAGATGCAGTAG
- a CDS encoding 2-dehydro-3-deoxyphosphooctonate aldolase, translating into MTKKLFLAGLVAISISCSSSKKISETANQVNDDNAFVITEVATDETYGLSPKNPVEVGGVRESRGPLNEMKYLDLLTGPNGEKISYYRAGSCCPVKSENGFMGKAMLDNYRVTWKNSKDTVSIYINMYDRGELKAPVGFGIKKQVYN; encoded by the coding sequence ATGACTAAAAAACTATTCCTGGCAGGACTTGTCGCGATATCTATTTCCTGCTCTTCCAGTAAGAAAATTTCTGAAACTGCAAACCAGGTCAATGACGACAATGCCTTTGTGATCACCGAGGTTGCGACAGATGAAACTTACGGACTCAGCCCTAAAAATCCTGTAGAGGTGGGCGGGGTTAGAGAATCTCGCGGACCATTGAATGAAATGAAATATTTAGATCTTTTAACCGGGCCAAACGGGGAAAAGATCTCGTATTATCGCGCGGGAAGTTGCTGCCCTGTGAAAAGTGAGAACGGTTTTATGGGTAAGGCCATGCTGGATAATTACCGCGTAACCTGGAAGAATTCAAAAGATACTGTTTCTATTTACATTAATATGTATGACCGTGGAGAACTGAAGGCTCCGGTAGGATTTGGCATCAAAAAGCAGGTTTATAATTAA
- a CDS encoding carbohydrate kinase, translating to MTKKIKAVCFGEILYDVFPDKERIGGAPLNVASRLASMGIETEMISKVGNDDKAERLLEYLRSRNIETANIEKDEQHPTGVVKVKLSAGGSATYEINYPSAWDRINTSEGMKRSVQQSDAFVFGSLVCRDEVSRKALFELIPKAKYRVLDFNLRPPHYTEDLLMELMQHAEFIKFNDDELFEIAAIMGSKYNSLEQNLLFMAVKSNAKTICVTKGRHGAVLMHEKKMYYNSGYKVKVKDTVGAGDSFLGTLLAKLLQGAEPQTALDTACAVGALVAAREGANPEIPAEALQSFINPY from the coding sequence ATGACAAAAAAGATAAAAGCGGTTTGTTTTGGAGAGATCCTATACGATGTGTTTCCAGATAAGGAACGAATAGGTGGTGCGCCACTGAATGTAGCCAGCAGGCTCGCCAGTATGGGCATTGAGACCGAAATGATAAGCAAGGTGGGCAATGATGATAAAGCAGAAAGACTTCTGGAATATCTCAGGTCCCGCAATATTGAAACCGCAAATATCGAAAAGGATGAACAACATCCTACAGGGGTGGTCAAGGTGAAGCTTTCTGCAGGTGGTTCTGCCACCTATGAAATTAACTATCCTTCTGCCTGGGACAGGATAAATACCAGTGAAGGAATGAAAAGGTCTGTGCAACAGTCCGATGCTTTTGTTTTTGGGAGTTTGGTTTGTCGTGATGAGGTTAGCAGAAAGGCACTTTTTGAGCTGATTCCAAAAGCTAAATACCGCGTTTTGGACTTTAATCTCCGACCGCCACATTATACCGAAGATCTGCTAATGGAATTGATGCAGCATGCCGAATTTATTAAATTCAATGACGATGAACTGTTCGAGATCGCTGCCATTATGGGTTCAAAATATAATTCTCTGGAGCAGAACCTGCTTTTTATGGCGGTGAAATCCAACGCGAAAACCATTTGTGTGACCAAGGGTAGGCATGGTGCTGTTTTGATGCACGAAAAGAAGATGTACTACAATTCCGGTTATAAAGTAAAGGTAAAAGATACTGTAGGAGCAGGTGATTCTTTTTTAGGGACTCTGCTGGCAAAACTTCTTCAAGGTGCTGAACCTCAAACCGCTTTAGATACCGCCTGTGCCGTTGGTGCTTTGGTGGCGGCCAGAGAAGGCGCGAATCCCGAGATCCCGGCAGAAGCTTTACAAAGTTTTATAAATCCATATTAA
- a CDS encoding GNAT family N-acetyltransferase → MNIKIEHRNPTIAEYQLLRASTNWEKLTDETVEKGMEGSLFSVCFMVGGKIACAGRIVGDGAIYFYIQDVIVLPEYQKTGLGDMIMEELESWLKKNASNNSFIGLMASEGVKEFYTRYGYSERAETRPGMFKMVEK, encoded by the coding sequence ATGAACATTAAAATAGAACATCGTAATCCCACTATAGCGGAATACCAGTTATTGAGAGCTTCTACCAACTGGGAGAAACTCACCGATGAAACGGTGGAGAAAGGAATGGAAGGCTCGCTATTCTCGGTTTGCTTTATGGTTGGCGGGAAGATTGCCTGCGCCGGAAGGATCGTGGGCGATGGGGCCATTTATTTTTATATCCAGGATGTCATCGTGTTGCCCGAATATCAGAAGACCGGTCTTGGGGATATGATCATGGAGGAGCTGGAAAGCTGGTTAAAAAAGAACGCTTCGAATAATTCATTTATCGGGCTTATGGCTTCAGAAGGGGTTAAAGAATTCTATACCCGTTATGGGTATTCCGAACGGGCTGAAACCAGACCCGGAATGTTCAAAATGGTAGAAAAGTAA
- a CDS encoding glycoside hydrolase family 32 protein encodes MNRVKKLSGIIFLSVLMAGIFSCKNDSKEEEKQVAEVKVQKDEDYRPNFHFTPKKNWMNDPNGMFYLNGTYHLYFQYYPDDNVWGPMHWGHATSKDMITWEEQPIALFPDEKGYIFSGSAVVDRNNTSGFGEEGKTPVVAIFTYHEPEAAKEGKKDYQSQAIAYSLDEGQTWTKYEGNPVIPNPGIENFRDPKVIWDDINQQWLMALATTEKALFYTSQNLKDWKKLSEFGENTGAHDGVWECPDIFPMRVQGSDEQKWVLIQSLNPGGYNGGSGTQYFVGDFDGKEFTPVSGMEALEEKHPFWIDFGRDNYAGVTWSNIPDEDGRKLFLGWMSNWLYAEKVPTTTWRSSMTIARELKLIKEGDRYLLTSEPVEELKKYRGEKIQKKDIAVSGNTVVLDSEEVDLAKVEIRFNIKDLEATTYNFSLSNDGGEEFIISYNHPKKEFTMNRSHAGKNDFSDEFAAENSTAPRISDAQNLNAILIIDKTSIEMFFDNGKTVITEIFFPSQPWTDFSFTGLEDFRVDSLEAYELNFEKEEQNSEENREEEDI; translated from the coding sequence ATGAACAGAGTTAAAAAATTAAGTGGTATCATATTCCTGTCGGTTTTGATGGCAGGGATCTTTTCCTGTAAGAATGATTCCAAAGAAGAGGAAAAGCAGGTTGCTGAGGTGAAAGTTCAGAAGGATGAAGATTACAGGCCTAATTTTCATTTTACGCCGAAAAAGAACTGGATGAACGATCCTAATGGGATGTTCTATCTAAATGGCACCTATCATTTGTATTTTCAGTACTATCCTGATGATAATGTGTGGGGGCCTATGCATTGGGGTCATGCTACGAGTAAGGATATGATCACCTGGGAAGAGCAGCCTATCGCCTTGTTTCCAGATGAAAAAGGATATATTTTTTCCGGTAGCGCGGTGGTAGACAGGAATAATACTTCAGGTTTTGGTGAGGAAGGAAAAACACCGGTGGTTGCTATTTTTACTTATCATGAACCTGAAGCGGCCAAAGAAGGAAAGAAAGATTACCAGTCACAGGCTATCGCTTACAGTCTGGACGAGGGTCAAACCTGGACCAAGTATGAAGGCAATCCTGTGATTCCCAATCCCGGCATCGAGAATTTCAGAGATCCCAAGGTAATCTGGGATGATATTAATCAACAATGGTTGATGGCACTCGCTACTACCGAAAAAGCATTATTCTATACTTCACAGAACTTAAAGGACTGGAAAAAACTATCAGAATTTGGCGAAAATACTGGAGCTCATGATGGGGTTTGGGAATGCCCCGATATTTTCCCGATGCGGGTGCAGGGTAGTGATGAACAGAAATGGGTGCTTATCCAGAGCCTGAATCCGGGAGGTTACAACGGAGGATCTGGAACTCAGTATTTTGTTGGAGATTTCGACGGTAAGGAATTCACACCGGTAAGTGGAATGGAAGCTCTTGAAGAAAAACATCCTTTCTGGATAGATTTTGGCAGGGATAATTACGCAGGAGTGACCTGGTCTAATATCCCAGATGAGGACGGTCGCAAGTTATTCTTGGGCTGGATGTCTAACTGGTTGTATGCAGAAAAAGTACCTACAACGACCTGGAGAAGTTCCATGACGATTGCACGCGAGTTAAAACTGATCAAGGAAGGTGATAGATACCTCCTTACTTCAGAGCCGGTAGAGGAATTAAAGAAATATCGTGGAGAAAAAATTCAGAAGAAAGATATAGCCGTGAGTGGTAATACTGTAGTGTTGGATTCAGAAGAGGTAGATCTGGCAAAAGTTGAGATCAGGTTCAATATAAAAGACCTCGAAGCGACTACTTATAACTTCAGCCTCTCTAATGATGGGGGAGAGGAATTCATAATTTCTTATAACCATCCCAAAAAGGAATTCACCATGAACCGGTCGCATGCCGGGAAGAATGACTTTTCAGATGAATTCGCTGCAGAAAATTCTACAGCGCCAAGGATTTCTGATGCTCAAAATTTAAATGCGATACTAATTATAGACAAGACTTCCATAGAAATGTTCTTTGATAACGGAAAAACGGTCATCACTGAGATCTTCTTCCCCAGCCAACCCTGGACCGATTTTTCCTTTACGGGTCTGGAAGATTTTAGGGTAGATAGCCTGGAAGCTTATGAGTTGAACTTTGAAAAAGAGGAACAAAATTCAGAAGAAAATAGAGAAGAAGAGGATATTTAG
- a CDS encoding sugar porter family MFS transporter: MNKILTWSISAALAGFLFGFDTVVISGADKQLQALWNTSDAFHGSVVMAMALWGTVVGAVFGGIPTNKIGRKNTLMIIGVLYFVSALGSALSNDPITFAVFRFLGGLGVGASTIAAPAFVSEIAPANQRGKLVSLYQFNIVLGILIAFLSNYLLRNTGEEPWRWMVGIEAVPAFLYLIFVFLIPRSPRWLVSKGRFAEAEKVLAIIHPDMDIQKKLQEIKDLDEKELTGENIFMKKYRFPLILAFLIAFFNQLSGINAFLYYAPRIFESAGLGESTALLSSIGIGVVNLLFTLLGVFLIDRLGRKQLMLFGSIGYIISLTLVAAAFFLNWGGLWVPIFLFLFIASHAIGQGAVIWVFISEIFPNRLRASGQAFGSSTHWVLAAIIPSTIPYLFTNIGPGYVFAFFAFMMVLQLIFVIFMMPETKGKSLEQLSFDLSINK; this comes from the coding sequence ATGAACAAAATTCTTACCTGGTCTATTAGTGCGGCTTTGGCCGGTTTTTTATTTGGATTTGATACGGTGGTGATATCTGGAGCAGATAAACAGCTTCAGGCATTATGGAATACCTCAGACGCTTTTCATGGTTCTGTGGTGATGGCCATGGCCCTTTGGGGAACCGTTGTCGGAGCTGTTTTCGGAGGGATACCTACCAATAAGATTGGGCGTAAGAACACCCTTATGATCATTGGGGTTTTATATTTCGTTTCAGCACTGGGATCTGCCCTTTCCAACGATCCCATTACCTTTGCTGTATTCAGATTTTTAGGAGGACTGGGAGTTGGAGCCTCCACCATTGCGGCACCTGCCTTTGTTTCAGAGATCGCCCCGGCAAACCAGCGGGGTAAACTGGTTTCGCTCTATCAATTCAATATCGTATTAGGGATCCTGATCGCTTTTCTTTCAAATTATTTACTGCGGAATACCGGCGAGGAACCGTGGAGATGGATGGTCGGTATAGAAGCTGTACCAGCATTTCTCTATCTCATCTTTGTTTTCCTTATTCCCAGGAGTCCGCGATGGCTGGTTTCCAAGGGAAGGTTTGCAGAAGCTGAAAAAGTTCTAGCTATTATTCATCCCGATATGGATATACAAAAGAAGCTCCAGGAAATTAAAGATCTGGACGAAAAGGAACTTACCGGAGAGAATATCTTCATGAAAAAATATCGCTTTCCGTTGATTCTTGCATTTCTCATTGCATTTTTCAATCAGCTATCTGGGATAAATGCTTTTCTTTATTATGCCCCGAGGATCTTTGAATCTGCCGGGTTGGGTGAAAGTACCGCCCTGCTGAGCAGTATCGGGATAGGGGTGGTGAACCTTCTTTTTACCTTATTAGGAGTTTTCCTTATAGATAGACTGGGAAGAAAACAATTGATGCTATTTGGATCCATAGGTTATATCATCTCATTAACGCTGGTGGCCGCTGCCTTCTTCCTTAACTGGGGCGGATTATGGGTGCCTATTTTTCTATTTCTTTTTATAGCATCTCACGCTATAGGTCAGGGAGCGGTTATCTGGGTATTTATTTCTGAAATTTTCCCTAACCGTTTAAGAGCTTCGGGACAGGCATTCGGGTCTTCCACCCATTGGGTGCTGGCAGCGATTATTCCATCCACTATTCCGTATTTGTTCACCAATATTGGTCCTGGTTATGTATTCGCATTTTTCGCCTTTATGATGGTACTTCAGCTGATATTTGTGATCTTTATGATGCCGGAAACTAAAGGAAAATCATTAGAACAGTTAAGTTTTGATCTATCCATTAACAAGTAG
- a CDS encoding DUF3857 domain-containing protein — protein sequence MKTRLLTILALILSNIIFAQKKDEEEIREFFWGANDAYKNVTEVPDKWKNESAVILLKNVNHDYHKFLKNVTYGRSTRERIKLLDKAAVEDYSEFTFNTELKSRQGWSLWNFEEGSIVGLKVIKPDGTEREIDVENEIVVTDGVQKLAISNLEVGDILDYYSYHEKPYTWFSSINFDAVEEVLADEYPIVDYKFYLETENDFFVSFNSVNDAPELKKLETGKKSFRKYELVAHDLPKYDFPRWFYPMQEKPAYKFHVYFASNGKYEKRAKAFLSEREDVILEKVDMDQAFEYFADALEPAGIYPDVKAYLSDQTFANDREKAIAAYYYLRHSHLTKFIEAAYVKEAGIADYPYEYYGLVSFVDSDQDFIRSYAGILKKEDIDFEVVLGTPREDGPMSELLLKENVSFFLKVNTEPPFYASYFDLHGSAGQFPEGLEGTDVYLLGADKKGRLKTVTSGKLPVSNSQDNEELSEMTVKINDDFSGLQLTNLHKFKGNQKKEEQEEKMYFADYVKEDYERYGTDDFLEHVRRDKHRERYERELQALSEKIKKNLTERFEKTAALRLEIPEVENYEFSIVETGRYGSDTYFSYSDNYDAPNVFVKKAGPNYIVEIGKLIGGQVDIAEKEKDRKENIYMNFPRVYRNKIVFQIPEGYSVTGYENLNTKVEIETGGFESSARLEGNTLVIEAKKEYRHNYEPNENWPEMIEFLDSARQFTNEKILLKRT from the coding sequence ATGAAAACAAGGCTACTAACCATTCTCGCTCTTATTTTGTCCAATATCATTTTCGCACAAAAGAAGGATGAAGAGGAGATAAGGGAATTCTTCTGGGGCGCGAACGACGCCTATAAAAATGTGACCGAAGTTCCTGATAAATGGAAGAATGAGTCAGCAGTGATCCTGTTAAAGAACGTGAATCACGATTACCATAAATTTTTAAAGAATGTCACCTATGGCCGGTCTACTCGCGAACGTATAAAATTGCTCGATAAGGCGGCTGTTGAAGATTATTCGGAATTCACCTTTAATACCGAGCTCAAGTCCAGGCAGGGTTGGTCCCTATGGAATTTTGAAGAAGGAAGCATTGTAGGGCTTAAGGTTATAAAACCAGATGGAACCGAGCGGGAGATCGATGTGGAGAATGAGATAGTGGTTACAGATGGAGTACAGAAACTGGCCATTTCTAACCTTGAAGTTGGAGATATCCTGGATTATTACTCCTATCATGAAAAACCTTATACCTGGTTTTCTTCTATCAATTTTGATGCGGTAGAAGAAGTGCTGGCAGATGAATATCCCATCGTGGACTATAAGTTTTACCTGGAAACAGAGAACGACTTTTTTGTAAGTTTCAATTCGGTAAATGATGCTCCTGAACTTAAGAAGCTGGAGACCGGGAAAAAGAGTTTCAGAAAATATGAGTTGGTCGCACACGACCTGCCAAAATATGATTTCCCACGCTGGTTCTATCCCATGCAGGAAAAGCCGGCTTATAAGTTCCACGTTTACTTTGCCAGTAACGGGAAATACGAAAAAAGAGCCAAGGCTTTCTTATCTGAAAGGGAGGATGTGATCCTTGAAAAAGTAGATATGGACCAGGCATTTGAATATTTTGCAGATGCATTGGAGCCCGCAGGAATTTATCCGGATGTTAAGGCTTACCTATCTGATCAAACTTTTGCGAATGACAGGGAAAAAGCGATAGCGGCATATTATTATTTACGGCACTCGCATCTAACAAAATTTATTGAAGCAGCCTACGTGAAAGAGGCCGGAATTGCCGATTATCCTTATGAATATTACGGATTAGTTTCCTTTGTAGATTCAGATCAGGATTTCATTAGAAGTTATGCCGGTATCCTTAAAAAAGAAGATATAGATTTCGAAGTAGTGCTAGGTACGCCGAGAGAAGACGGGCCTATGTCTGAACTTTTACTGAAAGAAAATGTAAGCTTTTTTTTAAAAGTTAATACAGAACCACCTTTTTATGCATCCTATTTCGATCTTCATGGCAGTGCGGGACAGTTTCCGGAAGGTCTGGAAGGAACAGATGTTTACCTTCTGGGGGCAGATAAAAAAGGCAGGCTGAAGACGGTGACTTCTGGAAAACTACCAGTTTCCAATAGTCAGGACAATGAAGAACTATCTGAGATGACCGTTAAGATCAATGATGATTTCAGCGGGTTGCAACTTACCAATTTGCATAAATTCAAGGGGAATCAGAAAAAAGAAGAACAGGAGGAAAAAATGTATTTCGCAGATTATGTGAAAGAGGACTATGAACGCTATGGTACAGATGATTTCCTGGAGCACGTGAGAAGGGATAAACACCGTGAGCGTTATGAAAGAGAGCTGCAGGCCTTATCTGAAAAGATCAAGAAAAACCTGACCGAGAGGTTTGAAAAAACCGCTGCTTTGCGCCTGGAAATTCCGGAAGTCGAAAACTATGAGTTCAGTATCGTTGAAACAGGAAGATATGGTAGTGACACTTATTTCAGTTATTCTGACAATTATGATGCTCCCAACGTTTTTGTAAAAAAGGCCGGCCCTAATTATATCGTGGAAATAGGAAAGCTAATTGGCGGTCAGGTGGATATCGCAGAAAAGGAAAAGGATAGAAAGGAAAACATCTATATGAACTTCCCCAGAGTATATCGTAATAAGATCGTTTTTCAGATCCCTGAAGGTTATTCCGTGACAGGATACGAAAACCTGAATACTAAGGTAGAAATTGAGACTGGCGGATTTGAAAGTTCGGCAAGACTTGAAGGTAATACCCTAGTTATAGAAGCAAAAAAGGAATACCGTCACAATTATGAACCAAATGAAAACTGGCCAGAAATGATCGAATTCCTTGATTCGGCAAGACAGTTCACCAATGAAAAAATACTTTTGAAAAGAACTTAG
- a CDS encoding transglutaminase-like domain-containing protein — MKNFLWGFLALSLFGSRDIYGQKHQAPPAEDVTIARELKELFPDDQVAFLKNHDEISFDLDGRAGKVTVTKKNQSTLINLDSRADIRYYTFYDGESEVTDFEVESKNQKRTDHFVKDEAYTSDDLFHNDVRVKHVYLDFPVNAFTYNAEITKEYRDIKYFTNVYFIDDYPALERKISIEIPEWLNLELREMNFDGYDIQKSVSQEKNGSSRYTYVLKMANGHYDDPNAPGPSYVYPHILILPKSYTDNGQEQKIFKTTHDLYNWYKSLVDELENDNADIKDKVAELTANAATEEEKIRNIYYWIQDNIRYIAFEDGIAGFKPDEASNVFNKRYGDCKGMANLTKQMLTEAGFDARLTWVGTKHIAYDYSTPNLSVDNHMICTVWLDGKPLFLDGTEEFNSMGEFADRIQGKQVLIENGDDFILENIPVHQANFNAEEVQYDLKLVDGSLEGEVTKNFQGESRASLLSFFHSLKNDKKDEFLEYYLRNGNSNISVSSIETSDLENRDLDLNVNYEIAVQNAVSEFDDEVYIDLDIDKELSNYLMKERETDFIFNYKKDLHSTFKLKIPEGYKVSHIPESISLENEDFRLSVKFFQEKGEIVYQKEFRIENAKVETEDFAEWDGFIEQLNQLYNEQIILTKG, encoded by the coding sequence ATGAAAAATTTTTTGTGGGGTTTTCTTGCCCTTTCTCTATTTGGGAGCAGGGATATCTATGGGCAGAAACATCAGGCACCTCCAGCAGAAGATGTGACGATTGCCAGGGAATTAAAGGAACTTTTTCCCGATGATCAGGTGGCTTTTCTTAAGAATCATGATGAAATAAGTTTTGACCTGGACGGGAGAGCAGGCAAGGTGACCGTGACCAAAAAAAACCAGAGTACCTTAATTAACCTGGATAGCCGGGCAGATATCAGGTATTATACTTTCTATGATGGAGAGTCTGAGGTGACCGATTTTGAGGTGGAAAGCAAGAATCAGAAGAGAACAGATCATTTTGTGAAAGATGAAGCCTATACCAGCGATGATCTTTTTCATAACGATGTACGGGTAAAACATGTGTACCTGGACTTTCCTGTGAATGCATTTACCTATAATGCTGAGATCACTAAAGAATACAGGGATATCAAATATTTTACGAACGTTTATTTCATTGATGACTATCCTGCGTTAGAGAGGAAGATCAGCATAGAGATCCCGGAATGGTTGAATTTAGAACTCCGTGAAATGAACTTTGATGGATACGATATTCAGAAGTCGGTTTCCCAGGAAAAAAATGGTTCGAGCAGGTATACCTACGTTTTGAAAATGGCTAACGGCCATTATGATGATCCAAATGCACCCGGACCCAGCTATGTATATCCTCATATTCTTATACTGCCTAAATCATATACCGATAATGGACAGGAGCAAAAGATATTTAAAACTACCCACGACCTCTATAACTGGTATAAATCTCTGGTAGATGAACTTGAGAACGATAATGCCGACATTAAGGATAAAGTAGCAGAATTAACTGCAAATGCGGCAACAGAAGAGGAGAAGATCAGGAATATCTATTATTGGATCCAGGATAATATAAGGTATATCGCTTTTGAAGATGGCATCGCCGGTTTTAAACCGGATGAAGCGTCGAATGTATTCAATAAGCGCTATGGCGATTGTAAGGGAATGGCGAACCTCACCAAGCAAATGCTTACCGAAGCTGGGTTTGATGCGAGGTTAACCTGGGTAGGAACCAAACATATCGCCTACGATTACTCCACGCCTAACTTATCTGTAGACAATCACATGATCTGCACTGTTTGGCTTGATGGAAAACCCTTGTTCCTGGACGGGACCGAAGAATTCAATTCTATGGGTGAATTTGCAGATCGTATCCAGGGTAAGCAAGTGCTCATCGAAAATGGAGATGATTTTATCCTTGAAAATATCCCGGTACACCAGGCCAATTTTAATGCTGAAGAAGTTCAATATGACCTGAAACTGGTAGACGGCAGTCTGGAAGGTGAGGTGACCAAGAATTTCCAGGGAGAGAGCCGGGCAAGCCTGTTGTCGTTCTTTCATTCCCTGAAAAACGATAAAAAAGATGAATTCCTGGAATATTATTTAAGAAATGGAAATAGCAATATCAGTGTTTCCTCCATAGAAACTTCAGATCTGGAAAACCGTGACCTCGATCTTAATGTGAATTACGAGATCGCAGTGCAGAACGCAGTTTCAGAATTTGATGATGAGGTCTATATAGATCTGGATATAGATAAGGAACTATCTAATTACCTCATGAAAGAAAGGGAGACAGACTTTATTTTCAATTATAAAAAAGATCTGCATTCCACTTTTAAGCTTAAGATTCCTGAAGGCTATAAAGTGTCTCATATCCCAGAAAGCATTTCACTCGAGAATGAAGATTTTCGATTATCTGTAAAATTCTTTCAGGAGAAAGGGGAGATCGTCTATCAAAAAGAATTCAGGATCGAAAATGCAAAAGTGGAGACCGAAGATTTTGCGGAGTGGGATGGCTTTATCGAACAACTAAACCAGCTATATAACGAACAAATTATCTTAACCAAAGGCTAG